Genomic DNA from Paenibacillus donghaensis:
CGCTGCACGCCAGCAGCAGGAGTTGGTGGAAACCGACATGACAGGACTCTTCAAGGACCTGGAAATGCCGCTCTCGCGGATTCTGGCCGATATGGAGAAGCAGGGCATCGCGGCCAACAAGGATGATCTGCAAGAGCTGGGCAAGGAATTTGAGGCGCAGATCCATAAGCTGGTCACGGAGATTTACCAAATCTGCGGAGTGGAGTTCAACCTGAATTCGCCTAAGCAGCTTGGTGAGATTCTGTTCGACAAACTGGGTCTGCCCGTTGTCAAGAAGACCAAAACCGGCTATTCCACCGACGCTGAAGTGCTGGAGAAGCTGGCGCCTTACCACGCAGCGGTGCGTCATATTCTTAATTACCGCACAATCGCCAAGCTGCAATCCACCTATGTGGAAGGCCTGCTGAAGGAAATTTCTCCGCAGACGGGCAAGGTGCACACCTTCTACCGCCAGACGATTGCCGCTACCGGGCGGCTCAGCAGCCAGTTCCCGAACCTGCAGAACATTCCGATCCGGCTGGAGGAGGGGCGCAAGATCCGCAAGATTTTTGTTCCGTCCGAGCCGGGCTGGTCGATTCTGGCCGCCGACTATTCGCAGATCGAGCTGCGGGTGCTGGCGCATATCGCCGATGATGAAGGACTGAAGGAAGCTTTTCTGAATGATATGGATATCCACACCAAAACGGCGATGGATGTATTCGGCGTAACTGCCGAGCAGGTGGATGGCAATATGAGGCGTTCCGCCAAGGCGGTCAACTTCGGGATTGTGTATGGAATCAGCGATTATGGGCTTTCTCAGAACCTGAACATTCCCCGCAAAGAAGCGGCCCGGTTCATCGAACAGTATTTCGATGTATTCCAGGGTGTGCGTAAATATATGGACGATATTGTTACGGAAGCGAAGAGCAACGGATATGTAACCACGCTGCTGGAGCGCCGTCGTTACCTGCCGGAGATCAATGCCAAGAACTTCAACCTGCGTTCGTTCGCTGAACGCACAGCGATGAATACGCCGATTCAGGGTACTGCTGCCGATATTATCAAGCTGGCGATGGTGCAGATGGACAAGGCGCTCTATGAGCGCGGCCTGAAGAGCCGCATGCTGCTGCAGGTACACGATGAACTTGTGTTTGAGGTGCCGGAGGATGAGCTGGAGCTGATGAAGTCGCTGGTGCCGCAAGTGATGGAGGGGGCGCTGAAGCTGTCGGTGCCGCTGAAGGCGGAGGTAAGTTTTGGGAGTAACTGGTATGAGGCGAAATAGGCACCCCGCATAGGCGTCATATCCGTTATAATGGTACATGAGGTGAGCTATCATGCCGGAACTACCGGAAGTTGAAACAGTCAGAAGAACATTGAAGGCACTGATTACAGGCAAGCAGATCCAACACGTAACCGTACGGCTGCCGCGGATTATCCAGCGCCCGGACGATATTCAGGCTTTTGCCAATCTGTTGGCGGGCCATACTATAATGGATGTAGAGCGTAGAGGCAAGTTCCTGCGTTTCATCCTGGACGGTCTGGTGATGGTCTCCCATCTGCGGATGGAAGGCCGTTATGGATTATACCTGCAAGGCGATGTGCTGGACAAGCATACCCATGTTGTGTTTCATTTCACTGACGGCACGGAGCTGCGTTATCACGATGTGCGCCAGTTTGGCACCATGCATCTGTTCCAGACGGGTGAGGATCTGCAACTGAAGCCGCTCGCTAAGCTGGGACAGGAGCCGCTGGACCCTTCGTTTACACTGGAGCGGTTCAAGGAGATTGTGTCGTCCAAGAGCACCAAAATCAAACCACTGCTGCTCAATCAGGAATATATCGTGGGCATTGGCAATATTTATGTGGATGAATCGCTGCATCTGGCTGGCATCCACCCGGAAACGGGAGCCAAGGCGCTCTCTGACGAGCAGCTGGAGCACTTGCACCAGGCCATTGTCAGTACCTTGACTGAGGCGGTTGCGGCCGGTGGCTCCTCCGTCAAATCCTATGTCAACGGTCAGGGCGAGAGCGGAACCTTTCAGCAGCAGCTGTTGATTTATGGCCGCAAGAACCAGCCGTGTACGACCTGCGGCACAATGATCGAGAAGACTGTTGTCGCTGGACGGGGCACCCATTATTGTCCAAGCTGTCAGCGGCCGTCCGTAATCTGATCTACAAGGCTGCTTGGAGGTGGAGTTTCCTCCTGTTACCTTGCGGTTTGCCTCTGGGCTGTCACCCCTCCTTGGTCCCGCCCATATACTGTGTGAAGAATGCTGAATCGAGCGAAGCGGAAGCTGGAGAATC
This window encodes:
- the mutM gene encoding DNA-formamidopyrimidine glycosylase, whose protein sequence is MPELPEVETVRRTLKALITGKQIQHVTVRLPRIIQRPDDIQAFANLLAGHTIMDVERRGKFLRFILDGLVMVSHLRMEGRYGLYLQGDVLDKHTHVVFHFTDGTELRYHDVRQFGTMHLFQTGEDLQLKPLAKLGQEPLDPSFTLERFKEIVSSKSTKIKPLLLNQEYIVGIGNIYVDESLHLAGIHPETGAKALSDEQLEHLHQAIVSTLTEAVAAGGSSVKSYVNGQGESGTFQQQLLIYGRKNQPCTTCGTMIEKTVVAGRGTHYCPSCQRPSVI